One genomic window of Corticium candelabrum chromosome 9, ooCorCand1.1, whole genome shotgun sequence includes the following:
- the LOC134184183 gene encoding exportin-6-like isoform X1, with protein sequence MSEVEYLRGLEGLLNELFSQDCSNERKREIEQILSQFQQQSGSWRYCLYFLKQSRNHFVLMFALKVLEDLVNKMWASVVDKDRLEVRQFLLDFVMWSHGSMLVENYIQKKAIKVVVDIGRADWPHKYPEFFISIIQLIQDPDKCSLGLVMALTASEELATPREDLSMARKEELHKLLLEIVPKLLAVTLSVLERIADRQRQTVAETPPSSPDRLSQAISCDSSIKFQLPASQQERKPPHHYAPLDVRSEELSNHALECLVHVFSWVPLATALSPSLLTTIFHFATVGCEIGVNAQSSSCANLGSLAMSCINELVSKHQIPIEYEDFLVTLFVQTFNLLERITEEVIPGSNASGEPENLLRHLEDSYIEKFSELLRVFVSNHLRRVESSGFFSIHDFLSLLYKYTFKQPLLDGFFMSLEIWDAFLDYIIGKTASPNWQASVAGTHDQYKEVVLSLVDSLLKKAQFQYNSTELQDMENEGDAEQESEWQHFVSRILDIAAKAAELYADEVIHMMLAVFSNNVSVYEGIHHLITENEQGQSLQVATAKDAEQLHTALRDLTTSIQALGSVVDHFIGDQFMNRYERAYALVDKLCKVVLYSTQHALFVITTPVSELIQPALQDVHAQGLATLRTYCHWLSQFYVETARRREHEDMCAGLIVQEVDAIASVLDRVAPETVHMAAAALLVSLCTTVRPHYILSMKPLQLMLKNAASGSLAALPYQAQLLTFKGLSSALVIPWPELADTDQQWDARAAEHEKLLKGLSQQFRLIHSVESFVGDRDLQGRAAPFIKRALAILTEILDAVKYQGTKSKLIVFQAVRELMESCLVLFTVYIRQPDVIDSIMTFLLILCDSLKVQVGPKFIEKTIQTIMSLFTSEQMCETVVKESENGCRVIERFLRLLQVVVQEQGRAFKGFLPNIIAFCMEQIHPLVAHRDVPDINSVMFELLQDVLVHHWRHFFPTSVLQKVRNSSSLDEPIDNEGQFMVIMKAIGESLLRPDITFFKQNLTALENLNSKWRLYHKAVIRGGLLAQLLSVLLHVLVKKSHDLLREEITVALHNMAAVDFDHFYRHFLPHFLWSELEGLTDTQREELAKGVNLHKDLPTFTQTIHRLTSDVRYYVVCNSSLPAGSVKL encoded by the exons ATG AGTGAGGTCGAGTATCTTCGTGGATTGGAAGGCTTACTGAACGAGCTGTTCTCTCAGGATTGCAGCAATGAACGGAAACGGGAGATCG AACAAATTCTCAGCCAGTTTCAACAGCAGTCTGGATCGTGGCGCTACTGTCTTTACTTTCTTAAGCAGTCACGTAATCACTTTGTTCTTATGTTTGCACTGAAAGTGTTGGAGGATCTGGTGAACAAAATGTGGGCATCTGTTGTTGATAAAGATCGACTAGAAGTGCGACAGTTTCTTCTGGACTTTGTAATGTGGAGCCATGGTTCAATGTTAGTAGAAAATTATATACAGAAGAAAGCTATCAAAGTGGTGGTTGACATTGGCAGAGCTGATTGGCCACACAAATATCCCGAATTTTTTATTAGCATTATTCAGCTGATTCAGGACCCTGACAAGTGTAGCCTTGGCCTTGTAATGGCATTGACTGCATCTGAAGAGTTGGCAACTCCGAGGGAAGATTTGAGCATGGCAAGGAAGGAAGAGCTTCACAAATTGCTACTTGAGATTGTGCCAAAActattagctgttactttgtctgttttgGAGAGAATTGCTGACAGACAGCGCCAAACAGTGGCAGAAACTCCTCCTTCTTCTCCAGATAGACTGTCTCAGGCCATATCTTGTGATTCTTCGATTAAGTTCCAATTGCCTGCCTCTCAGCAAGAAAGAAAACCACCCCATCATTATGCTCCTTTGGATGTTCGGTCAGAAGAGTTGAGCAACCATGCATTGGAGTGTTTGGTTCACGTGTTTAGTTGGGTGCCACTGGCAACAGCTCTTTCGCCTAGCCTCTTGACTACTATTTTTCATTTTGCCACGGTGGGTTGTGAGATCGGAGTGAATGCGCAAAGTTCATCTTGTGCAAATCTGGGCAGTCTTGCCATGAGCTGTATCAATGAGTTGGTATCAAAGCACCAGATTCCGATAGAGTATGAAGACTTCCTTGTCACTCTCTTTGTGCAAACGTTTAATCTTCTTGAAAGAATCACCGAAGAAGTAATTCCAGGTTCTAATGCCAGTGGAGAGCCAGAGAACCTTCTTCGTCATTTGGAGGACAG CTATATTGAGAAGTTCTCTGAGCTGCTTAGAGTGTTTGTCAGTAATCACTTGAGGCGTGTTGAATCTAGTGGCTTCTTTTCTATCCATGACTTTTTGTCATTACTGTACAAGTACACTTTTAAACAG CCTTTGTTGGATGGTTTCTTTATGTCTCTCGAAATTTGGGATGCATTTCTTGACTACATCATTGGAAAAACAGCAAGTCCCAATTGGCAAGCGTCTGTGGCTGGCACACATGATCAATACAAGGAAGTAGTGCTGTCTCTGGTAGACAGTCTGCTAAAGAAGGCACAGTTTCAGTATAATAGTACTGAATTACAGGATATGGAGAATGAAGGTGATGCTGAG CAAGAATCCGAATGGCAGCACTTCGTAAGTCGAATTCTTGATATTGCTGCTAAAGCAGCTGAACTCTATGCTGATGAAGTAATTCACATGATG CTTGCTGTCTTCTCCAACAACGTCAGTGTATATGAAGGAATACATCACCTAATTACAGAAAATGAGCAAG GTCAGTCGCTGCAAGTTGCTACAGCTAAAGATGCCGAGCAGCTTCATACAGCTTTAAGAGACCTGACTACAAGCATCCAGGCTCTTGGGTCTGTTGTTGATCACTTTATTGGTGATCAATTTATGAATCGATATGAGCGGGCATATGCCTTGGTGGACAAGCTGTGTAAGGTTGTTCTGTACAGCACACAGCATGCACTTTTTGTGATTACAACTCCGGTGTCAGAATTGATTCAACCAGCTTTGCAGGATGT GCATGCACAAGGGCTGGCTACCCTTCGAACATACTGTCATTGGTTGTCACAGTTCTATGTTGAAACTGCTAGGCGACGAGAACATGAAGACATGTGTGCTGGTCTCATTGTTCAGGAAGTTGATGCTATAGCTTCTGTTCTAGACAGAGTTGCACCAGAGACAGTTCACATGGCAGCTGCTGCCTTGCTGGTATCCCTCTGCACCACTGTGAGACCACATTACATTCTAAGCATGAAGCCGCTACAGTTGATGCTGAAGAATGCAGCTTCGGGATCTCTTGCAGCATTGCCGTATCAAGCACAGCTGTTAACGTTCAAAGGACTTTCCAGTGCTTTAGTCATCCCTTGGCCAGAACTTGCTGATACCGACCAG CAGTGGGATGCACGAGCAGCTGAACATGAAAAGCTTTTGAAGGGGTTATCACAGCAGTTTCGTCTGATACATTCTGTGGAGAGTTTTGTTGGTGACAGAGATTTACAAGGAAGGG CAGCACCTTTCATCAAGCGAGCTTTAGCTATTCTGACTGAAATACTAGATGCTGTAAAATACCAAGGAACGAAGTCAAAACTCATTGTATTTCAAGCTGTCCGAGAGCTAATGGAATCCTGTTTGGTGTTATTCACTGTGTACATCAGACAGCCAG ATGTGATTGATTCCATTATGACATTCCTTTTGATACTTTGTGATTCCTTGAAAGTACAAGTTGGTCCAAAGTTTATTGAGAAGACAATACAGACGATAATGAGTTTGTTTACTAg TGAACAGATGTGCGAGACTGTTGTGAAAGAGAGTGAGAATGGCTGTCGAGTGATTGAACG GTTTTTGAGGTTGCTACAGGTAGTGGTTCAGGAACAAGGAAGGGCATTCAAAGGATTTCTTCCTAACATAATTGCATTCTGTATGGAACAGATCCATCCATTGGTTGCTCAT AGAGATGTTCCTGATATCAACTCCGTCATGTTCGAACTGCTACAAGATGTACTGGTTCATCACTGGCG ACATTTCTTCCCCACTTCTGTTCTTCAAAAAGTCAGGAACTCTTCAAGCTTGGATGAGCCAATTGATAATGAAGGCCAGTTTATGGTCATCATGAAGGCTATAGGAGAGTCTCTGCTTCGACCTGACATCACTTTCTTCAAACAGAATCTGACTGCTCTGGAGAATCTCAACAGCAAATGGCGTCTTTACCATAAG GCGGTTATCCGCGGTGGCCTTCTTGCCCAGCTTCTCAGCGTGTTGTTGCATGTATTGGTAAAGAAATCTCACGACTTGCTGCGCGAGGAAATAACCGTCGCTCTGCACAACATGGCAGCTGTCGACTTCGACCACTTCTACCGTCATTTCCTGCCACACTTCTTGTGGTCAGAACTGGAAGGGTTGACGGACACTCAGAGGGAGGAGTTGGCGAAAGGAGTCAATTTGCACAAA GACCTACCGACGTTTACGCAAACTATACATCGACTGACCAGCGACGTTCGGTACTATGTGGTCTGTAATAGTAGTCTCCCAGCAGGCTCTGTGAAGTTGTAG
- the LOC134184183 gene encoding exportin-6-like isoform X2: MSEVEYLRGLEGLLNELFSQDCSNERKREIEQILSQFQQQSGSWRYCLYFLKQSRNHFVLMFALKVLEDLVNKMWASVVDKDRLEVRQFLLDFVMWSHGSMLVENYIQKKAIKVVVDIGRADWPHKYPEFFISIIQLIQDPDKCSLGLVMALTASEELATPREDLSMARKEELHKLLLEIVPKLLAVTLSVLERIADRQRQTVAETPPSSPDRLSQAISCDSSIKFQLPASQQERKPPHHYAPLDVRSEELSNHALECLVHVFSWVPLATALSPSLLTTIFHFATVGCEIGVNAQSSSCANLGSLAMSCINELVSKHQIPIEYEDFLVTLFVQTFNLLERITEEVIPGSNASGEPENLLRHLEDSYIEKFSELLRVFVSNHLRRVESSGFFSIHDFLSLLYKYTFKQPLLDGFFMSLEIWDAFLDYIIGKTASPNWQASVAGTHDQYKEVVLSLVDSLLKKAQFQYNSTELQDMENEGDAEQESEWQHFVSRILDIAAKAAELYADEVIHMMLAVFSNNVSVYEGIHHLITENEQGQSLQVATAKDAEQLHTALRDLTTSIQALGSVVDHFIGDQFMNRYERAYALVDKLCKVVLYSTQHALFVITTPVSELIQPALQDVHAQGLATLRTYCHWLSQFYVETARRREHEDMCAGLIVQEVDAIASVLDRVAPETVHMAAAALLVSLCTTVRPHYILSMKPLQLMLKNAASGSLAALPYQAQLLTFKGLSSALVIPWPELADTDQQWDARAAEHEKLLKGLSQQFRLIHSVESFVGDRDLQGRAPFIKRALAILTEILDAVKYQGTKSKLIVFQAVRELMESCLVLFTVYIRQPDVIDSIMTFLLILCDSLKVQVGPKFIEKTIQTIMSLFTSEQMCETVVKESENGCRVIERFLRLLQVVVQEQGRAFKGFLPNIIAFCMEQIHPLVAHRDVPDINSVMFELLQDVLVHHWRHFFPTSVLQKVRNSSSLDEPIDNEGQFMVIMKAIGESLLRPDITFFKQNLTALENLNSKWRLYHKAVIRGGLLAQLLSVLLHVLVKKSHDLLREEITVALHNMAAVDFDHFYRHFLPHFLWSELEGLTDTQREELAKGVNLHKDLPTFTQTIHRLTSDVRYYVVCNSSLPAGSVKL, encoded by the exons ATG AGTGAGGTCGAGTATCTTCGTGGATTGGAAGGCTTACTGAACGAGCTGTTCTCTCAGGATTGCAGCAATGAACGGAAACGGGAGATCG AACAAATTCTCAGCCAGTTTCAACAGCAGTCTGGATCGTGGCGCTACTGTCTTTACTTTCTTAAGCAGTCACGTAATCACTTTGTTCTTATGTTTGCACTGAAAGTGTTGGAGGATCTGGTGAACAAAATGTGGGCATCTGTTGTTGATAAAGATCGACTAGAAGTGCGACAGTTTCTTCTGGACTTTGTAATGTGGAGCCATGGTTCAATGTTAGTAGAAAATTATATACAGAAGAAAGCTATCAAAGTGGTGGTTGACATTGGCAGAGCTGATTGGCCACACAAATATCCCGAATTTTTTATTAGCATTATTCAGCTGATTCAGGACCCTGACAAGTGTAGCCTTGGCCTTGTAATGGCATTGACTGCATCTGAAGAGTTGGCAACTCCGAGGGAAGATTTGAGCATGGCAAGGAAGGAAGAGCTTCACAAATTGCTACTTGAGATTGTGCCAAAActattagctgttactttgtctgttttgGAGAGAATTGCTGACAGACAGCGCCAAACAGTGGCAGAAACTCCTCCTTCTTCTCCAGATAGACTGTCTCAGGCCATATCTTGTGATTCTTCGATTAAGTTCCAATTGCCTGCCTCTCAGCAAGAAAGAAAACCACCCCATCATTATGCTCCTTTGGATGTTCGGTCAGAAGAGTTGAGCAACCATGCATTGGAGTGTTTGGTTCACGTGTTTAGTTGGGTGCCACTGGCAACAGCTCTTTCGCCTAGCCTCTTGACTACTATTTTTCATTTTGCCACGGTGGGTTGTGAGATCGGAGTGAATGCGCAAAGTTCATCTTGTGCAAATCTGGGCAGTCTTGCCATGAGCTGTATCAATGAGTTGGTATCAAAGCACCAGATTCCGATAGAGTATGAAGACTTCCTTGTCACTCTCTTTGTGCAAACGTTTAATCTTCTTGAAAGAATCACCGAAGAAGTAATTCCAGGTTCTAATGCCAGTGGAGAGCCAGAGAACCTTCTTCGTCATTTGGAGGACAG CTATATTGAGAAGTTCTCTGAGCTGCTTAGAGTGTTTGTCAGTAATCACTTGAGGCGTGTTGAATCTAGTGGCTTCTTTTCTATCCATGACTTTTTGTCATTACTGTACAAGTACACTTTTAAACAG CCTTTGTTGGATGGTTTCTTTATGTCTCTCGAAATTTGGGATGCATTTCTTGACTACATCATTGGAAAAACAGCAAGTCCCAATTGGCAAGCGTCTGTGGCTGGCACACATGATCAATACAAGGAAGTAGTGCTGTCTCTGGTAGACAGTCTGCTAAAGAAGGCACAGTTTCAGTATAATAGTACTGAATTACAGGATATGGAGAATGAAGGTGATGCTGAG CAAGAATCCGAATGGCAGCACTTCGTAAGTCGAATTCTTGATATTGCTGCTAAAGCAGCTGAACTCTATGCTGATGAAGTAATTCACATGATG CTTGCTGTCTTCTCCAACAACGTCAGTGTATATGAAGGAATACATCACCTAATTACAGAAAATGAGCAAG GTCAGTCGCTGCAAGTTGCTACAGCTAAAGATGCCGAGCAGCTTCATACAGCTTTAAGAGACCTGACTACAAGCATCCAGGCTCTTGGGTCTGTTGTTGATCACTTTATTGGTGATCAATTTATGAATCGATATGAGCGGGCATATGCCTTGGTGGACAAGCTGTGTAAGGTTGTTCTGTACAGCACACAGCATGCACTTTTTGTGATTACAACTCCGGTGTCAGAATTGATTCAACCAGCTTTGCAGGATGT GCATGCACAAGGGCTGGCTACCCTTCGAACATACTGTCATTGGTTGTCACAGTTCTATGTTGAAACTGCTAGGCGACGAGAACATGAAGACATGTGTGCTGGTCTCATTGTTCAGGAAGTTGATGCTATAGCTTCTGTTCTAGACAGAGTTGCACCAGAGACAGTTCACATGGCAGCTGCTGCCTTGCTGGTATCCCTCTGCACCACTGTGAGACCACATTACATTCTAAGCATGAAGCCGCTACAGTTGATGCTGAAGAATGCAGCTTCGGGATCTCTTGCAGCATTGCCGTATCAAGCACAGCTGTTAACGTTCAAAGGACTTTCCAGTGCTTTAGTCATCCCTTGGCCAGAACTTGCTGATACCGACCAG CAGTGGGATGCACGAGCAGCTGAACATGAAAAGCTTTTGAAGGGGTTATCACAGCAGTTTCGTCTGATACATTCTGTGGAGAGTTTTGTTGGTGACAGAGATTTACAAGGAAGGG CACCTTTCATCAAGCGAGCTTTAGCTATTCTGACTGAAATACTAGATGCTGTAAAATACCAAGGAACGAAGTCAAAACTCATTGTATTTCAAGCTGTCCGAGAGCTAATGGAATCCTGTTTGGTGTTATTCACTGTGTACATCAGACAGCCAG ATGTGATTGATTCCATTATGACATTCCTTTTGATACTTTGTGATTCCTTGAAAGTACAAGTTGGTCCAAAGTTTATTGAGAAGACAATACAGACGATAATGAGTTTGTTTACTAg TGAACAGATGTGCGAGACTGTTGTGAAAGAGAGTGAGAATGGCTGTCGAGTGATTGAACG GTTTTTGAGGTTGCTACAGGTAGTGGTTCAGGAACAAGGAAGGGCATTCAAAGGATTTCTTCCTAACATAATTGCATTCTGTATGGAACAGATCCATCCATTGGTTGCTCAT AGAGATGTTCCTGATATCAACTCCGTCATGTTCGAACTGCTACAAGATGTACTGGTTCATCACTGGCG ACATTTCTTCCCCACTTCTGTTCTTCAAAAAGTCAGGAACTCTTCAAGCTTGGATGAGCCAATTGATAATGAAGGCCAGTTTATGGTCATCATGAAGGCTATAGGAGAGTCTCTGCTTCGACCTGACATCACTTTCTTCAAACAGAATCTGACTGCTCTGGAGAATCTCAACAGCAAATGGCGTCTTTACCATAAG GCGGTTATCCGCGGTGGCCTTCTTGCCCAGCTTCTCAGCGTGTTGTTGCATGTATTGGTAAAGAAATCTCACGACTTGCTGCGCGAGGAAATAACCGTCGCTCTGCACAACATGGCAGCTGTCGACTTCGACCACTTCTACCGTCATTTCCTGCCACACTTCTTGTGGTCAGAACTGGAAGGGTTGACGGACACTCAGAGGGAGGAGTTGGCGAAAGGAGTCAATTTGCACAAA GACCTACCGACGTTTACGCAAACTATACATCGACTGACCAGCGACGTTCGGTACTATGTGGTCTGTAATAGTAGTCTCCCAGCAGGCTCTGTGAAGTTGTAG